The Effusibacillus pohliae DSM 22757 genomic interval GCCTTTCCCGCACAGAACATGCGTCCTCTGCGCCTATCCGGTATTAGCACCCGTTTCCAGGCGTTATCCCGGTCTGCCGGGCAGGTTGCCCACGTGTTACTCACCCGTCCGCCGCTGGCTTCCAGAGAGCAAGCTCCCCTTCCGCCCGCTCGACTTGCATGTATTAGGCACGCCGCCAGCGTTCGTCCTGAGCCAGGATCAAACTCTCAAAACATGGATGTTTTGTCCGGCGTCGTCGCCACGGATGGTGACGCTCTTAGCCGGGCAACCACATCAAAAAGTTTTCCTAGCTCCCTACACGATTCAGTTTTCAAAGAACGACTTGGATCAGGATGATCCATCCCGCGTTGACCGCACGGATGCGGTCGCTTTTAGCGGGGTTTCCTTTCCGCCTTAACGTTACATAGCGCGACCTGGCGGCTTCGCCGCCTTGGCGCGACTTGTGCCCTCTGGGTACTTGTGCCCATTGGGTGCAAAGAACAATTCGTCACGATCTTCGTTTTTCTCATGTCCACCGCTCTCTCTCGCGGCGACAAGTGCTATAATATCACGTACCTGACTCCACATCAATCGAAAATATCGAACAAACAAAAACAAAAAACGCGTTTGTTCAATGTTCATTACGCTTTTTTGCGCCATTGCTTCCTTTTTCTTGGTTGTTCACCTCACACCAATCGACTTGATTCATTCATATTTTTTCGGCATGTCTCACCGGCTTAGCGGAATAATAAACGAAAATCTGCTCAAAACGGGGACGGGACAATGAGGTTCATATTGCTGCTCACGATTGTAAGTCTTGTGATCATCTGGTGGCTGCCAAAACATCTGAGCGGCCAGGAGATCTATGTAACCTAGGGAATCCTTTCCACTGTGGCACTGAACACGGATCTGATTTTTGGTCAGATCCTGGATCTGTATGATTTCGGCCAAGAGGCTGTGCAATATTACGATCTGCTGGTCGACGAATTGCTTCCCCCGCTCCGGGAATTACCTATGTCAACTTCCTGTCCGTTATCAAAGGATTTGTTCTGTACCTGGCCGCGTGGGTGGCATTGTCCGTGTTGATCGAACGGTTGGCCATCCGGTTTCCGTTTGAACCCCCGAAGAGATGGTCGTTGGTCTATTCGGTGCCAATTTACTTGCTTGTGTTCCTGTTTCTTCGCTGGCATCTTGCGTTCATTCGATCAAACCGCCCCTAAACACGGCGGCCACCAAACCCCCAACAAAAAAATCGGGTCTCCCGCAAGAAACCCGATCTTGCTCCGCGATCACCACCACCAATAAGGGCGCGGATAAAATGGATACGGATAAAACGGTCTTGGAAAGAGCGGCAGCCCAAAACCAAATCCGATCGTCGGACCAAACGGCGAAATCCCGAAAAACGGTCCAAACTGCCGGTAATCCTGTACGTGGGATGTCACCGCCGCGCCGCTTTCCGCCACATGTCGATCATCGTACGCAACAGGGGAAACAAAATAGCGAGTCGGGTCATACACATACGGGAAAAACGGGACGCCCGCCGGATTCCCCCCACTGAACTGCCCGGATTCCCCATGCTCATTCACAGTTCCATGCGTTGCAGGTTGCTCGTAATCCATGCGGCACTCTCTCCTTCCTGGCGAATCGCCCTGCATAGGCTCATTGCAGACTATGCAGCGAGCCGAAAAAGGGCGCTTCCCCCAGGAAAAATGGGCGTTTGCCTGCCGACAGTTTATTTCAACTCGTCATACCCGTATTTTCGAAAGACCGCTTGTCCGTCCGGCGACAGCATCAACTGTACAAACTGGTTCGCCAGTTCCGGATGCGGAGCGTTTGTCGGGACGGCGATGTAGTTGGTGGCGTCGACGTTATAGGACTCCGGAATTTCGACGATCATCACTTTCTCCTGAAAACCTGCCGTCACATCCGTGCGGTAAACGATTCCCGCCTCCGCCTCCCCCAAAGCCACTTTTTGCAGCACCGCCTTCGTATTGCTCTCAAACGATACCACGTGCGACAACACGTTTTTGGAAAATTGCCCGCCATACCCCTGGTTCGCTTTTTCAAAAATTTGCCTGGTGTAGCGGCCGATCGGCACACTGTCCACGCCGATCACCAGCTTCACCGGCTTCGTTCCAAGATCCTGCAGCGACCGGATCCCGGCCGGATTTTGCCGCGGAACCACGATCATCGCATGGCTCCGGGAAACCGGGAAAAACCGGTCGGTCAACCCTTCCCCCCGAATCGCTTCGATGTGCGACAGATCGGCAGACAGAAACAGGTCTGCTTTCGCTCCCTGCTCCAACTGGGTTCGCAAAACCTGAGTGCCGGCATAGGTGGCAACCACTTTCACCCCCGGATGCTGCTGTTCAAACAGACGAATCAGATCGTTGAACGGATCGGTCGCGTTTGCCGCCACCAATGCGGTCATGTTGACCTGTTTGGTGGGAGAACCCGCCTTCATCCCATAACCGGTGACAAGCGAGATGACCAACATGGCGGAAACGGCCGCGAGCACCCGCTTCCACCTGTTCTTGGGCGGCTGCTGTCCGTTTTTTGCCCCTTCGTCCGGCTTTCCGAGGCAGTCCTCGCTGTCGGCAACGGACGGAACGGTACGGATGGCTGCGGCCGGCACACGGACGGATATCGCCTGGCCAACCTGGTACGCCTCGCGCTGAGCCTGATCAACCGGCACATCTGCCAAAAATCGGCCCGGCCCTTCCACATACAGCCGCACAAAACCGCCGATCCAGGCGATGTCGCGGATGATTCCGCTCCACTCGTAACGAGCGCCGGTCGGTTCCCGGGACACTTCCACCGTCCACGGGTCGAACGCCCCCCATGCTTCCTCCACATGCTTATCCATTGTGATCGGCAGCAGGTTGGTTCCGGTGAATTGGGCCACGAACCGGCTTGCCGGAAATTGTGAAATCTGCTGGTGGCTGCCCGTTTGCACAATGGCTCCCCGATCCATCACCACA includes:
- the modA gene encoding molybdate ABC transporter substrate-binding protein translates to MLSFRLKKRLRHFTLDISQQIGAETLVLIGHSGCGKSTTLRMLAGLLSPDEGIIELNGRSLWDGRQGIDVPPEQRKIGFVFQNYALFPHLTVIQNVAYGIHHLSDQEKQARVRESLALLGIESLAQAKPAMLSGGEQQRVALARALVTRPELLLLDEPLSALDISTRSHVRAELKELLRKLSIPTIVVTHDYEDARVLADRIVVMDRGAIVQTGSHQQISQFPASRFVAQFTGTNLLPITMDKHVEEAWGAFDPWTVEVSREPTGARYEWSGIIRDIAWIGGFVRLYVEGPGRFLADVPVDQAQREAYQVGQAISVRVPAAAIRTVPSVADSEDCLGKPDEGAKNGQQPPKNRWKRVLAAVSAMLVISLVTGYGMKAGSPTKQVNMTALVAANATDPFNDLIRLFEQQHPGVKVVATYAGTQVLRTQLEQGAKADLFLSADLSHIEAIRGEGLTDRFFPVSRSHAMIVVPRQNPAGIRSLQDLGTKPVKLVIGVDSVPIGRYTRQIFEKANQGYGGQFSKNVLSHVVSFESNTKAVLQKVALGEAEAGIVYRTDVTAGFQEKVMIVEIPESYNVDATNYIAVPTNAPHPELANQFVQLMLSPDGQAVFRKYGYDELK